The genome window TCCGCTAATCCATTTGGGTGTTCTTGAACAGCGTATTCAAATCTACAGCCTAATTTACTTCCATCGCCTAATAATTGACGAAATAAAGGTAAATCATGAGGTGTCGAAATAATCAAAATTTCATTAATTCCTGCCCACATCAAGGTTGATAATGGATAGTAAATCATCGGTTTATCATAAATTGGCATCAATTGCTTACTCACCGCTAATGTTAACGGATGCAAACGTGTTCCTGAGCCACCAGCTAATATAATTCCTTTCATTAGTTATTATATTTTTGTAAATACCATTCAACAGTCTTTTTTATACCCGATTCAAAATTTTCATCTGCTTTCCAGCCCAATTCATTTTCGATTTTAGAAGCATCAATTGCATAACGCAAATCGTGTCCAGGTCTATCTTTTACAAAAGTAATTTGGTCTTGATATCTTCCTTCCGATTTTGGTTGAATTTCATTCAAAATAGTACAAACAGTATCAACAATATATAAATTATTGCGTTCGTTTCTACCTCCAATATTATATGTTTCTCCAGCTTTTCCAGTTTTAAAAGCCAATTCAATTCCTTTACAATGATCTAATACAAATAACCAATCACGAACATTTTTACCATCGCCATAAATTGGAATATTTTCTCCTTGTATTGCTTTACGAATGATAGTTGGAATTAACTTTTCATCATGTTGTTTTGGTCCGTAATTATTAGAACAATTGGTCGTTACCACATTCATTCCATACGTATGAAAATAACTTCTCACAATCATATCGGAACCTGCTTTTGAGGCTGAATATGGGCTATTTGGAGCATAAGGAGTCGTTTCTTCAAACAAACCAGTTTCGCCTAAAGTTCCATAAACCTCATCAGTAGAAACATGGTGAAAACGTGAAGTTTCAAATCCAACATTATATTGATTAGGTGCCGACATCCAAAGCTTTCTTGCGGTATCTAATAAATTAAATGTACCTAAAACATTGGTTTTAATAAAGGCTTCTGGACCAGAAATTGAATTATCTACATGACTTTCTGCTGCAAAGTGAATCACATCGTGAAATTGGTATTTTTGAAATAATGCTTCAATAAAATTTCGATCACAAATATCTCCTTGCACAAAAGTATATCTTGGGTGATTTTCTACTTCTTTTACATTGTCAAGATTCCCAGCATAAGTAAGTAAATCCAAATTTACTAAATGATAATCTGGATTATTTTCGATAAAATAGGGAACAAAATTAGCGCCGATGAATCCGGCACCGCCAGTAACTAAGATGTTTTTCATGCTTAATTGAATCTTGAAGATTGTTTTTTATAGGTATTAAATAAAAAATAAGACAATAAGTATAATAAGATTAAAGCCAATGGGAATAAAATTTTATTATTCAACAATAACGGCTTGTAATCTCTAATGTTAATAATACTACTTTCTTCTTTTATAATTTTATCAAAAATGTTTTCATTTGTCAACAAATATTGCTTCTCTAAAATTAATCTATCTTTTTTCTCTACTAATTCTGGAATACTGTTTTTTTCAGATATTGAGATAGTTCCAGAAGAGTTATTTGAGGATAACAAAACAATTAAATTATCAATTTGCTTGATTAAAGAATCGTTTAAAATAATCTTATCAGCTAAGTTTTTTTGATATACCTTTTGTTGAATTTCAAAATAAGAATTGTTGTTTAAGTAATTTAAAACAGGAGTTATAAATTCTTCCTTTTTAAACATTCCTTTAGTTTTAATTGAAATTTTATGATGGTAATAATTTTTACTCGTTATTTCATCTTCCATAATTTTGTCGATATTTCCATCTTCAGCCATCAACTTAATTAATTCAAAGTTATTTGCTTGTTCTTTGTTATTTACAAAATTATAAATAGCAGGATATGCCTCAATTTCAATTCCCACAACATCTTCATACTTTTTAATACCTAACTCTTTGAAGAACGTTTTATCCTCTTCTCTGAGCTTGGTATCAATTTGTTCTATTTTTTTATACAAATACTCATTACTTCCGAAATTAGGAATAACCGAAATTTCATGGTTATAAATTTTGGGATCTAACACAAAAGCTGCAACAACCCCAATAACAAATAAACTTCCGATAATTACAATTTTCTTTTTAACAAAAAAGATGAAATCGAAAATGGAATTCACTATTCCATTGAAAAAGTTCTTAATTCCGGTTCCGATTTGTCCTAAATCGATTTCTTGATCTTGAGAATTTGTACTCATTAATTCTTATTTTACGTTAAAGATTTGTTCTAATATTTTAATCGTAATTAAATACGTTGGTTTTACTCCAGTAGTTCCTAATCCTCCTGATGCTAATGTACTTCCTGTTTCTAATGGGTTATCAGAAGCATAATAAGCGTATCTAACTTTAACATCTGGATTGATACTTTTTCTAATTTTTGAAGCCGATTGAATCGCTTTTTGATAATATGCACCTTCCATTTCTAAACCAATTGCTTGCCAAGTAGATTCGTGGAAAAACTTCAACAAATCTCTGTTTTGAAGTGATGTTCCTAAAACCGTAATCATTGGTCCAGCAAAAACCGGAATTCCATTGCCCTCAAACATTTCTTTGGTTAACTCATTATCAAACGGGTAATTATCAGCAGTTCCTTCGTTCACATGAGCGCATGGAATCATAATATCACCTTTTCCACCTTCTAAAATTCCAGCTTTACCCATAATCGAAACCGATTCAACATTTAAGAAAATTTTATTTTTCTTTTCCGCTTTATAAGGTTTCAATAATTCGTCAATCGTTTCAAAAGCTTGCTCACCAAAAGCGTAATCCATTACAATAATAACCGGTTTTTCTTTGGCTAACTTCGCTTCAGCAAAAATGGTTTTCTTGAAATCAATTTTAGCCGTATCAAAAATTTGAACATCGATATTAGTTCCTGATGTATCCGGTAATGAAATCATTCCTTGAGTTAACGCAAATTCTTCTACTTTCTTGCGCAACTCTTTGTTTGCCGAACTACTTAAATCTTCAAATATCTGAAATTCAGGTGTGTTTTTATATTTTTTTCCTAAAACAGGTTCTGCAAATAAAGAATTCATCACACTGTGCATATTCGCACTAATAATGTGAATAGGTCTTTCAATTAAATCATTTTTAAGTAAAACATCTTTAATTGTAGTAGCCCAAATATCACCATAAATGTGGTGACCTAATCTTTCTCTCAAAATTGGACTAAATGTAATCGTTCTTTTGTTATTATCGACTACTTCTTCGATAGCTAATTTTCCTAACCAATACACTACGTGTAAGAATCTGTCTGGCGCTTCTGCTGTAGCGAAATCGTCGTAAATATCTTGTACTTCGGCAAAAGTTCTTCCTAAAACATTAGCGGCGTGAGAAATCGCTTTTTCACGGTCAATCAAGCTTAATTTTTTAGTTTGTTTTACGGCTAATTCTAATTTTTGCCAATCGCGAGAAACTGCTCCTTCATCGTCAATTAAAACTCTATCTTTAATTTTGTGCGATTCAATAAAGATGAAAGTCAAATGCGTTAAAATATCGTAAATGTCCGAACGTCCGCGTGTGATTTCCACATTCATTTGTTCGTCATCGATACGGTAACAATTCCTTCTTCTTTTTGGTGGAACAATCGCTTTAAAGTGTGAATTCGAATAACCTTCATCAGAAGTTAAATTGATGTAACGGCATTCTTCAATTCCAATTGGTAGACGTTCAATTACGTATAAAAGTCCGTTTAATTCTACTTTTTCTTCGGCAATAGAACCGTAAATTTCTGGTCGAAGCTGTAATAATGCTTCGCGTAAAGTTTCTCCTGAAACACCCATTGGCTTATAAAAACCTCTGTTAAATAAATGTCTCATGGTAATGTACAGTCGTTCAATAGCTGCTGACGACTCTTGCGCTCTCGAGCGCGAAATGTTTTTAATGTCCTTCATTAATTTTATATTTTCTAACCTACAAATGTAGTGTTTTTTATTTTAGTTCGATAAAACCAAGTTTATTGAGGGTTCATAAACACTGATTTTCTCTGAATTTTCGCCTGATTGCTTACTCCATTTTCCGTAAGCGTACGTATAAAAGAAATCTCTATCTACATAATTGTAAAGCACATAAGGTTGATATTTAGTGCCCGTTTTATTACTTTCGATTAGCAATTTTTCATACGCAACAAACATTCCTTTTTCTGGGAAAACCAAATCGAAATCTGAAATAGTAAAACGGTGTTTAATTACTCCTTTTTTCAAAGTAACAACGTAATCTTTTGTTAACAATTCTTGGCCTGGAAATCCATTTTCATCTACGCTGTAAAAGTGAAGTTTAATGGTGGCGTTGTCTATTCTGCTATCGGTAAAAATGGTAACTTCTTTTATAAACTTTGTTTTGCTATACGAAGATTGATAAGGAAAAAACTTTGCTTCTATTTTTGGTCCGTTATCAAACGATTGAAAAATAGCGTTTTCTATATTACCGATTTCAACTTTTTTAGTTTGCTTTTTATTAAGGATTACCACTTCTCTTAAATCATAAGTAGTAGGTTTCAAAAAAACTTCCGAAATTTCAATTCCTTTCAACGTTTTTCTTTCATATCCTAAAACCGAAATCACAATGTTTTTTTGTTTTGAAGCTTCTAAGAAAAACGTTCCGTCCGCTTCCGAAGTAGTTCCAACCGTTTCATTCTCCACCCAAATATTTACAAAAGGAATGGGTTCACCCGAAATACTGTCTTTAACCACGCCACGAATTTGTGAAAACGCAAATTGGGAAACAATCAAAAAAATCCAAATCAGTCTTTTCTCTTTCATCTTTATTCTTTTATCTCAAAAAACTGAGCAATTTTTCTATCGTTACTTAATCTTGGTAATTTATTTTGTCCACCTAATTTTCCAATGGATTTCATGTATTCTTGGAAACCATTTTTTGGAACACTTGTGATGACTAAGGTTCGCAACACATTTCCAACAATCAAATCGTCGTAATACACATTTTGTTTGCGCATGGCAGCATCGATTTTTAAAGCAAAATCTTCTAAATTGGTTGGTTCATTTTCAAATTCAATGAACCATTCGTGATATGGTAAACCTTCGGTTGGAGTTATTTGTGGCGCGACTGTGAATTCGTTTACACGAATATCCGTTCCTTCCATCGCCTCTTTTAGTGCCGATTCCACTTCTTTTCCAATAACGTGTTCGCCAAAAGCAGAGATATAATGCTTGATTCTTCCTGAAACGATAACTCGATACGGTTTTAAACTCGTAAACTGAATTGTATCGCCAATATTGTACGCCCAAAGTCCAGCATTTGTTGAAATTATTAAAACGTAATTGAGTCCTAATTCTACTTCACCAATGGTATAACGTTTTGGATTTTCGGTGAAAAATTCGTCAGCTTTAATGAATTCGTAGAAAATTCCGGAATTCAATAATAGCAACATCCCTTTTTCCTTTTGAGAATCTTGGTACGCAAAAAAGCCTTCGGAAGCTGGAAACAATTCAATTGAATCTACTTTTCTTCCTATTAAATTTTCGAATTTCGCTCTATAAGGTTCGTAATTTACTCCTCCGTAAATAAACAAATTAAAGTTTTTGAAGATTTCGCCAACAGGTTTATTGGCTTTTTCCTTCAATTTCTCAAAATACATTTGTACCCAAGACGGAATTCCTGAAATCACCGTCATATTTTCCTTGATGGTTTCTTCTACAATCGCATTAACTTTGGTTTCCCAATCTTCAATGCAATTGGTTTCCCAACTTGGCATGCGATTTTTTTGTAAATATTTCGGAACAAAATGCGCTACAATTCCTGATAATCTTCCTAGTTTGATTCCGTTTTTCTCTTCTAAAATGGGACTTCCTTGCAAGAAAATCATTTTTCCAGAAACGAAATCTGCTTTTCCTGTTTCATTAATGTAACTCAAAATCGCATTTCGAGCGGCTTGAATATGAAACGGCATTGATTCATTAGTAAGTGGAATATATTTGGCACCCGAAGTAGTTCCGGAAGTTTTAGCAAAATATAAAGGCTTGCCTTTCCAAAGTACATTTTCTTCGCCTTTTACAACTTTATCCACATAATGTTTCAAACCTTCGTAATCGCGAACAGGCACTTTTAGAGTAAAATCTGAATGACTTTTTATCGAACCAAAATCGTGGTCTTTTCCAAATTGAGTTTGAGTCGCTTCTTTGATTAAATCTTGAAACACTTTTTGTTGGGTTTCAATTGGATTAGTTACCCATTTTTGAGTTTTTACGTGAATTCTTTTGGCAAATAACTTGGCCGCAAAAGCTTTTACTGACATGTTAATTGAAATTGATAAATTGCGTTGGATCAATTGGGAAACCGTCTTTCCATAATTCAAAATGTAAGGTTGCACCTGAATTTTGAACCGTATTTGCGTTTCCAGCAAGAGCGATAACTTCTCCTGATTTCACCGTATTTCCTTGCTTTTTAGTTACCGAAGCCGCATTTTTATACACCGATAAAATATCATCTTTATGACGCACAATCACCACATAACCCGAACTTGGTGTCCAATCGGAAAAAATGATGGTTCCGGCTGCTACGGCTTTGATTGGTGTATTATTCGTAAGAGCAATCGTAACCGCTAAATGTTTATTTCCTGCATTGTATTTTTGCAAAATACTTCCTTGAGCCGGCGGAAAAAGTACAAAACTTACTTTAGGTTTTGAAGATTCAAAAACGTTGTATTTATCTTCTTTTATAACTTGTTCTCGAAGTTCTTTTTCTTTTTCAGTTGGAGCAAGTTCTGATAAATCCAATTCTGCAGCATCTAGAGCTTTTATCGAATCTTTGTTCAACTTCGCATATTCTAAATCGCCCGTAAGCACTTTTTTTATGGAAGCAATATAAGCGTTATTGATTTTCACCGATTTTTCAAGAGAATCAGATTTTATCGCCATTTCCAAGGCTTCTTGTTTCAATTTAGTAGAGGCATAACCTGGAATATATTCGCGCAAAGGCGTGAAAGCAATAATATAAGTAGTAACAAAAATGATTAAAATAGCGCCAACCGTTGCCACTACAAAGACATTCATTAAATTTAATTTTAATGAAAAAGTTTCTTCAAAAGTATCTTCGTTAAGAATAACTAACCTTCTCTTGTTGAATAATTTTCTTAATAAAAGTTGTCTTTTTAGCCTTTTATTAGCCATTTTTAAAACATATTAATTACACAAATATACTAAATACAACGGGTTTCTAATTTCGATTTGTATAATTAATCGTTAAAAAATAATCATTTGTTAATTTCTTTATATCTTTGTACTTTAAATTTTAGAAGAAATGAATGCACTAACTATATTTTTAGGTGTTGTTGGAATTCCACAAATTATTTTAATTGCAGTGATTGTTTTGTTGCTTTTTGGTGGTAAAAAAATTCCAGAATTAATGAAAGGAATTGGAACTGGTATCAAAGAGTTCAAAAAAGCAGCCAATGACGACCAACCTGCTAATTCTAAAAAAGAGGAAGAAACTAAAGAATAATTAATATGATTCCATTAGGTGTTATTGGACCATTTCAAGTTATGTTGTTAATATTAACGCTAACTTTTCCAATTATCTTGTTTTTTTTAGGTTATTATCTTGGAAAAAAATCAGATTATAAAAAAAGAGTTATAGAAGAGGAATTAAAAAAATAATTTTTCTTTTCAATATTTAAAATCCCAAATTCCTTCAAATGTGATGGAATTTGGGATTTTATATTTTTACAAAATTACAAAATCATCGTCAACTGAATGCGTTTTCTCGCTTCGTCCACCTCAACGACTTTTACTTGCACGTGTTGATGCATTTTTACTACTTCGTTTACATCAGAAACATAGCCTTCTTTTAATTGGGAAATGTGCACCAAACCGCTTTCTTTGATTCCTAAATCTACAAAACAACCAAAAGCAGTAATGTTATTAACAATTCCAGGTAAAATCATGCCGGTTTTTAAATCAGAAATAGAGCGAACATTCGGGTCGAATTCGAAAATTTTTGCTGCTTTTCTTGGATCTAAACCTGGTTTTTCTAACTCTTTTAGAATATCTTTTAAAGTTAAAATCCCTATTTCAGTTGTGATATAATTTTCAGGTTTTATTTGAGCGATTTTTTCTTTATTAGCGATTAATTCATTGGTTTTGATGCCTAAATCTTTTGCCATTTTTTCCACAATAGGATACGCTTCTGGATGCACAGCCGAATTATCCAACGGGTTTTTCCCATCGCGAATTCTAATAAAAGCTGCGGCTTGTTGGTACGCTTTTTCTCCTAAACGTGGTACTTTTTTCAATTGCTTTCTATCTTCAAATGGTCCGTTTTCTGAACGATATGCTACAATATTTTCCGCCATTTTTTCACCAATTCCTGATACATAACTTAACAACGATTTACTAGCCGTATTGATGTTAATCCCAACAGCATTCACACAACTCATTACTGTGCTATCTAATGCTGATTGCAATTTAGCTTGATCCACATCGTGCTGGTATTGTCCAACACCAATAGATTTCGGATCAATTTTTACCAATTCTGCTAATGGATCTGAAAGTCGTCTACCAATAGAAACCGAACCACGAACCGTTACGTCGTAATTTGGAAATTCTTCTCTCGCAATTTTACTCGCAGAATATACCGATGCTCCCGCTTCCGAAACTACAAATACTTGAACAGGTTTATCAAAAGCGATTTTTTTAATGAAAAATTCAGTTTCACGAGAAGCTGTTCCGTTTCCGATAGAAATCGCTTCAATATTGTAGGCATTCACCATCGAACGGATTTTTTTCATCGCCATAGCGGTATCGTTTTGTGGTGCATGTGGATAAATAGTTTCGTTGTTTAACAAATCACCTTTTTCATCCAAACACACGACTTTACAACCGGTTCTATATCCTGGGTCAATGGCTAAAATTCGTTTTTCTCCTAATGGTGGAGCTAACAATAACTGACGTAAATTTTCGGAAAACACATCAATCGCTTTTATGTCGGCTTTTGCTTTTGCTTCTTGTAAAGTTTCGTTTGAAATAGCTGGTTCCAACAAACGTTTGTAACTGTCTTTTATCGCTAATTCTAAATGTTCGGTTGCATCCGAATTTTTATTTTTAATGATATTTTCTTCGATAAAATCTAGCGCTTCTTCTTTTTCGATGGCAACATTTAATTTAACAAAACCTTCCGCTTCAGCACGTAACATAGCTAATAAACGATGCGATGGTGCTTTGGAAATAGGTTCTGACCAATCGAAATATTGGGAGAATTTTTGAGCTGCTTCGTCGTCTTTTTTAGTTTTTACAACCTTCGTGGTGATTTCAGCTTTTCGTTGGAACATTCTACGTAAATTTTTACGAATAAAGATGTTTTCGTTAATCCATTCGGCAATGATATCGCGAGCGCCTTGTAAGACTTCGTCTTCGTTTTTAAAATTGGCATTCAAATATTTTGAGGCTAAAAACTCAATATCATCATTTTTTTGACTTATGATAATTTTTGCCAAAGGTTCTAATCCGTTTTCACGAGCGACATCGGCTTTGGTTTTTTTCTTCTTTTTGTAAGGCAAATAGAAATCTTCCAATTCTTGTAAATCAAAACTGTTTTCAATTTTGGATTTCAATTCAGGCGAAAGTGCATTTTGCTCTTCAATCGATTTTAAAATACTTTCTTTTCGCTTGATGATTTCATCAAATTGCTTGTTTAATTTCGAAATTGCTTCGATTTGCACCTCATCTAAATTTCCGGTTTGATCTTTTCTGTAACGCGAAATAAACGGAATCGTACAATCTTCTGAAAGTAATTTTATGGTAGCTTCAATGCTTTTTGGAGCAATGTTGGTTTGGTTTTGAATGAATTGAATGTTGGTCATTGTAATAAAAATTGAACTGCTAAAATACTATCTTTGGACAAAATTATTAGCTTTTGGAAG of Flavobacterium channae contains these proteins:
- the rfbB gene encoding dTDP-glucose 4,6-dehydratase → MKNILVTGGAGFIGANFVPYFIENNPDYHLVNLDLLTYAGNLDNVKEVENHPRYTFVQGDICDRNFIEALFQKYQFHDVIHFAAESHVDNSISGPEAFIKTNVLGTFNLLDTARKLWMSAPNQYNVGFETSRFHHVSTDEVYGTLGETGLFEETTPYAPNSPYSASKAGSDMIVRSYFHTYGMNVVTTNCSNNYGPKQHDEKLIPTIIRKAIQGENIPIYGDGKNVRDWLFVLDHCKGIELAFKTGKAGETYNIGGRNERNNLYIVDTVCTILNEIQPKSEGRYQDQITFVKDRPGHDLRYAIDASKIENELGWKADENFESGIKKTVEWYLQKYNN
- a CDS encoding DUF6909 family protein; the protein is MKDIKNISRSRAQESSAAIERLYITMRHLFNRGFYKPMGVSGETLREALLQLRPEIYGSIAEEKVELNGLLYVIERLPIGIEECRYINLTSDEGYSNSHFKAIVPPKRRRNCYRIDDEQMNVEITRGRSDIYDILTHLTFIFIESHKIKDRVLIDDEGAVSRDWQKLELAVKQTKKLSLIDREKAISHAANVLGRTFAEVQDIYDDFATAEAPDRFLHVVYWLGKLAIEEVVDNNKRTITFSPILRERLGHHIYGDIWATTIKDVLLKNDLIERPIHIISANMHSVMNSLFAEPVLGKKYKNTPEFQIFEDLSSSANKELRKKVEEFALTQGMISLPDTSGTNIDVQIFDTAKIDFKKTIFAEAKLAKEKPVIIVMDYAFGEQAFETIDELLKPYKAEKKNKIFLNVESVSIMGKAGILEGGKGDIMIPCAHVNEGTADNYPFDNELTKEMFEGNGIPVFAGPMITVLGTSLQNRDLLKFFHESTWQAIGLEMEGAYYQKAIQSASKIRKSINPDVKVRYAYYASDNPLETGSTLASGGLGTTGVKPTYLITIKILEQIFNVK
- a CDS encoding carboxypeptidase-like regulatory domain-containing protein, translated to MKEKRLIWIFLIVSQFAFSQIRGVVKDSISGEPIPFVNIWVENETVGTTSEADGTFFLEASKQKNIVISVLGYERKTLKGIEISEVFLKPTTYDLREVVILNKKQTKKVEIGNIENAIFQSFDNGPKIEAKFFPYQSSYSKTKFIKEVTIFTDSRIDNATIKLHFYSVDENGFPGQELLTKDYVVTLKKGVIKHRFTISDFDLVFPEKGMFVAYEKLLIESNKTGTKYQPYVLYNYVDRDFFYTYAYGKWSKQSGENSEKISVYEPSINLVLSN
- a CDS encoding GH3 auxin-responsive promoter family protein — protein: MSVKAFAAKLFAKRIHVKTQKWVTNPIETQQKVFQDLIKEATQTQFGKDHDFGSIKSHSDFTLKVPVRDYEGLKHYVDKVVKGEENVLWKGKPLYFAKTSGTTSGAKYIPLTNESMPFHIQAARNAILSYINETGKADFVSGKMIFLQGSPILEEKNGIKLGRLSGIVAHFVPKYLQKNRMPSWETNCIEDWETKVNAIVEETIKENMTVISGIPSWVQMYFEKLKEKANKPVGEIFKNFNLFIYGGVNYEPYRAKFENLIGRKVDSIELFPASEGFFAYQDSQKEKGMLLLLNSGIFYEFIKADEFFTENPKRYTIGEVELGLNYVLIISTNAGLWAYNIGDTIQFTSLKPYRVIVSGRIKHYISAFGEHVIGKEVESALKEAMEGTDIRVNEFTVAPQITPTEGLPYHEWFIEFENEPTNLEDFALKIDAAMRKQNVYYDDLIVGNVLRTLVITSVPKNGFQEYMKSIGKLGGQNKLPRLSNDRKIAQFFEIKE
- a CDS encoding murein hydrolase activator EnvC family protein is translated as MANKRLKRQLLLRKLFNKRRLVILNEDTFEETFSLKLNLMNVFVVATVGAILIIFVTTYIIAFTPLREYIPGYASTKLKQEALEMAIKSDSLEKSVKINNAYIASIKKVLTGDLEYAKLNKDSIKALDAAELDLSELAPTEKEKELREQVIKEDKYNVFESSKPKVSFVLFPPAQGSILQKYNAGNKHLAVTIALTNNTPIKAVAAGTIIFSDWTPSSGYVVIVRHKDDILSVYKNAASVTKKQGNTVKSGEVIALAGNANTVQNSGATLHFELWKDGFPIDPTQFINFN
- a CDS encoding Sec-independent protein translocase subunit TatA/TatB — encoded protein: MNALTIFLGVVGIPQIILIAVIVLLLFGGKKIPELMKGIGTGIKEFKKAANDDQPANSKKEEETKE
- a CDS encoding Tex family protein; amino-acid sequence: MTNIQFIQNQTNIAPKSIEATIKLLSEDCTIPFISRYRKDQTGNLDEVQIEAISKLNKQFDEIIKRKESILKSIEEQNALSPELKSKIENSFDLQELEDFYLPYKKKKKTKADVARENGLEPLAKIIISQKNDDIEFLASKYLNANFKNEDEVLQGARDIIAEWINENIFIRKNLRRMFQRKAEITTKVVKTKKDDEAAQKFSQYFDWSEPISKAPSHRLLAMLRAEAEGFVKLNVAIEKEEALDFIEENIIKNKNSDATEHLELAIKDSYKRLLEPAISNETLQEAKAKADIKAIDVFSENLRQLLLAPPLGEKRILAIDPGYRTGCKVVCLDEKGDLLNNETIYPHAPQNDTAMAMKKIRSMVNAYNIEAISIGNGTASRETEFFIKKIAFDKPVQVFVVSEAGASVYSASKIAREEFPNYDVTVRGSVSIGRRLSDPLAELVKIDPKSIGVGQYQHDVDQAKLQSALDSTVMSCVNAVGININTASKSLLSYVSGIGEKMAENIVAYRSENGPFEDRKQLKKVPRLGEKAYQQAAAFIRIRDGKNPLDNSAVHPEAYPIVEKMAKDLGIKTNELIANKEKIAQIKPENYITTEIGILTLKDILKELEKPGLDPRKAAKIFEFDPNVRSISDLKTGMILPGIVNNITAFGCFVDLGIKESGLVHISQLKEGYVSDVNEVVKMHQHVQVKVVEVDEARKRIQLTMIL